In the genome of Torulaspora globosa chromosome 2, complete sequence, the window CTCAGATACGGGACTTTGAAGCCCGCAATGTACCACAGGCTGGTGTCAAGCGCCCAGTTCGATGCGTTGGTGGCACCCAACTTTCTCTCCAACCGTTTGGGGCCCCGGCTAGGCCTATCCTCTTCTCCATTCAGGACTCTGTGCCTTCTGAACCTCGACGGATTGTCGGACTGGAACGTATGGGGTAAGGACTCCATTGTTGCGTTCGAGGACAACACCAGCCTGGAGTTGAGGCCACCTGCATTTGGGTTCTCCAAGTCGCCGTTCTCGTCCCAGTACACCACTTTGAAAGGTCGCGGTAACGTCCTCCTAAGCGGATCCGGTTCAGTCTACACGATACAACTAAAGGATGcaagcgatgagatcaTCTTAAGATCAGAGCATCTGCTGGCGATAAGCGGATCCAGCCTGCTGGACATCGATGAGGCTGTCACAGAAACCGCCTTGGGACAGCCGGCGAAGCAAGGCGGCAAGGCCGCGGAGGAGCAGAGAGAGTTCGATATAAAGATGTTCTTCCAAATAAGCAGTGAGATTGTCTCAGCTGTGTGGAACCGCACGAAGCAGATTTATTCCTATGTGATGAATGGGCCCAccaaattcttgaaaataaAGGGACCAAGAAATTTGCTAGTACAAAGCTCCTACAACGTCTACCTTCCAGCCTCGAGCAAAAGTGCCGGTCCTGCCATTGGTGAACCGATGGCCTTGACTTACAAGCCAAGCAAAAACTATCTAAGCTACGTCTCCGTTTCGAAAGATGGAGAAGTGGAGTTCCAGAGTACAGCTGACTTCCAGGATACCGTTACGAGAATCCAGAATCTGGCCAAGAGGAAATAAATCTGTCCCGATAGTTCAATCCCTACGGTTTGATGATCTTCCTGTATAAAGACATCTTAAATTTATATTCATTTGGTCGAACAATATGACGTACAACATGATGTGCAATTTTTTTGTCCATGGTCAATTCGATGACGATGCTCGATGAGCAAGACGATGGGTTCGCAATTGGTTACTTGATGTCTTCTCTTTGATGCTACTTCGAGCATCAACAAGGTCGATCAGTTCCCTTCGCAAATTGTCGACGAAAATGTCTCAAACATCTGATGCTGCCGCGGCAGCTGCGAGTTccaagaaggccaaggCATCAAAGCTACAGgtgtctttgaagacaCCCAAGGGTACTAAAGATTGGGCTGATACCGATATGGTTATCAGAGAAGCCATCTTCTCGACGTTATCCAAACTTTTCAAGCGTCACGGTGGTGTGACAATCGATACTCCTGTTTTCGAGTTGAGAGAGATCTTGGCAGGCAAATACGGTGAGGACTCAAAGTTGATCTACGATTTGCAAGACCAGGGTGGTGAACTATGCTCCTTGCGCTACGACCTGACTGTTCCTTTTGCGAGATACGTCGCCATGAACAACATCCAAAACATCAAGAGATTCCATATTGCAAAGGTTTACAGAAGAGATCAACCCGCCATGACCAAGGGGAGAATGAGAGAATTTTATCAATGTGACTTCGACATAGCTGGCAATTATGAAGCCATGGTTCCCGATGCCGAATGTCTTTCTGTCGCCGTGGAAGGTTTGACAAGTCTGGGAATCAAAGATTTCAAGATTAAACTGAATCACAGAAAGATTCTGGACGGcattttcaagatttccGGTGTGAAAGACGAAGACGTCAGAAAAATCTCGTCTGCCGTGGATAAGTTGGACAAAGCCCCATGGGAGGTCGTCAAGCAGGAAATTACCGTGGAGAAGGGTCAGAGCGAGGAAACCGCAAAGAAGATTGGTGAATACGTAAAGTTGAACGGCTCTTTGAGAGATATTCATTCAAAGCTGTCAGAAGATCCAGAGATCTCCGCCAATGAACTGGCCAAAGCAGGTCTCGATGATATTGCCCTCCTGATCAACTATGTGGAGGCATTGGGTATCGACTCTTTCATATCTTTTGATCTCTCTTTAGCCAGAGGTTTGGACTACTATACCGGTTTGATCTATGAGGTGGTCACGGAGGCTTCCGCTCCACCAAAAAATGCCAgcgacttgaagaagaaggctaaAGCAGACGAGGATGCGTCCGCATATGTTGGAGTGGGGTCCATTGCCGCTGGGGGTCGTTACGACAAATTGGTTAGCATGTTTGTCGAGGCCTCTGGTAAGAAACCCGTAGAGATTCCATGTGTTGGTATATCATTTGGTGTTGAGAgaatcttttctttgattaAGCAGAGAACCATTTCCGCTTCTTTGAAGCCAACTGCTACTCAAGTATTTGTAATGGCCTTTGGTGGCGGTAAAGACTGGACAGGGTACTTGCCAGAGAGGATGAGGATTGCTAAACAGTTGTGGGAGGCAGGTATCGAAACCGAGTACGTCTACAAATCAAAGGCTAACCCAAGAAAACAGTTTGATGCGGCAGACAAGTCCGGAGCTTCTTTAGCTGTTATTCTgggaaaagaagaatacgCCGACGGCAAGTTGCGCGTCAAAAGGCTAGGTCCGGAGTTCGCTGATGATGACGGTGAGGTTGtcaaagctgaagaaatTGTCAAGGttgtcaaagaaaaattATCTCAAGTGCACCAAGATGGCATCGATCAGGTAACGCGACTCATCAAGGGCTTGTAGTAAAGCAAAATGACTTTATCAGTTTTTTATGCGACGCCAAGCGGTGACACTTATATATCATGATAAACAATAAACGTAATAAAAGCACATTAATGCATGTATTTCGCGAATTCAAAACTTCGAACTCGCTAAGTCGTTAAATGACATCAGGCCTAACTACAAAAAATTATACGAGCAAATGAGGAAAAGACTAACTACCAATGACCGGCTGGATAACTGCCTTCCtcatcactttcttgatctATATTCCAATTTCCGGCAAGGCCCAACTTCATTCTTTTAGCGTCACCACCAGAGTCAGCAGTTGACTCGTGAGATCTTTTTCTCACGCCGGCAGCAGTAGAGTTTTCATGAACATTCAACACTGCCGTACTCAATACCTTCTTGCCCCAATCCGAGGCCGCAGAGCTGCCCGTTTCATCTCTACactgcttcaagaaaggAATTAAGGCGGTTCCACCAGTTCCTCTTTGTTCTTTTTGTCCCTGGCTCTTGGACAGACCACTTCTTAAAACCTTCGACTGTGACGAAGCGTCCTTCTTGTGCGCTTGCAGTATGATGTACCGTGTTACAATCTGAATATGTTTATCACGGAACGACTTCAGCATTGCTATGCATGCATCATAAGCTAGAGTCAATtccttatccttctttgtTTCCACGTAGTCTTTGATATTGCTCACTTTGGCCAAGTGTCCCAGAAACTCGCGATGTTCCCTGGGCATATACTTTCTCatttcattgatgaaagagtTCTGATCACTATTTGCAGAGATGGTGCGAGCACCAGAGCCCTTCTTGCCCGTTGGGAAATGCTCAATGCCCAAGACTATATCCAAAGCTTGAAGCAAAGAGCTTTGCGCGTTTGAGCCACCAGCAAAAGACAAATAATCTCCCTCAGACCCATATTTCACACCCTTTGGCAGACCAACCTCTGCCATATTCTGCCAGCCAGCAAGATAAGGTCTtatcctgaagaaaaaaataTGGGGATCGCACATAGCCTCCATCTTCATGAGTACGCTACCTAAGTTGTCGATTGCCTCAGCAATGCATTTCAACTCACTGATAGCACCCTCTAGATCATCTGCCCTAACAGCCTGGATAGCCTTCAAACCAGACGTCACACAAGGAGCACCGATTTTCTCCGTCATTACACTCACAAGGTAAAACCACGTTTCGTCCATGCCACCGGTGAACGTGTTGATGCTGGTCAAATTCGACAGGTCCAGCAAGTCGTCAACCAACTCGCTGTTTGCCACGATAGGCTTGTAATTCCACAGCACGACCGAAGCATAAGTAGCCAAAGGAGGCAGACCCAAGATATCCGATACCGTAAGCAATGGTTTAGCTATACAATCGGGAAGCGTATCACACGGTTTATCGTAACCCCACACATAAGCATTGGCAATAAAACACAGCACAGAATAAGCCCTCCGAACCTGCCTGACGTCCCCGACCAAACTGTCTTTAACATCTAAAACTGGCAATCTATCAACAACCTCTCTCATTTTTTTTGAGAGAAGCAACGAAGGTATATTTTCAACTATCGTCTCCCAGTCTTTATAATATTCATCTGATAATTTACTCACCGGGAACTCACTTGGCAGAAAACCATTGTCGGACAGCCCATATTCTTCCAAAGTAGGTAAACGAATATTTTTGCTCATTTTTCCTTGTCGATATACACTATCTGATCGACTGATTAGAGCCTCCTTACTGTTCTTCGACAGAAGTGACAGCTTATTATATTAAATAGATGTTATTAATCGACATGGCGTGATGCCAACGACTTCTGACATTCTGCttgaaaagaaaaaaaaaatttcgaTATTGGTCACGTGACTTGCAAGTCACGTGATATAATTTAACACGTGATTTCACACATCACGTGATCAGACGGCTGTAGCTAGCGAACGCTACAATTACAGTCATTGGCTTTCATTGAGCAACGTTATTTACAGTTATCGTATGGTCCTGGATCACAGATCACTCCTGCTGGTGCTAGGATCACGCTCAGCGCGTTGCTCGATGGAATTTCCAGAATTCGTTAATGTAGTTCACATTTTGGTCACAGTTCTGCTGTAATGTGCGGTTACTGTTGGCCAACAGGATCGATTCGATTTTTATCTGATTTTCGATCCATGTGTTTAATCtcttcagttctttgtAGCGGTTCTCCTGTTCGTGCTGTCGATCTTTGGCAGCGTATGGATCAATTCGCAGATCGACCTCGGCTTTTAAAGGCGTTGCAGAGTGCTGCCCGTACTTCTCGTCCAGCTCAGCCTTCATGTCCTCGAGTTGGTTTCTGCAAAACGTAATGATCCGGTTTCTTGCCTGCCAGTTAGGGTAGAGCTCATTCCTGAGAAAGCTGCCACATCTCTTATTCTTGAAGGGACTGTTCTCCTCGTGCCTCTGGTACGCACTCAGTCTCTGCTTTATGCTGTCGTCACTTCCATACCTCAGCAGTCTCAGGAAAGAGTCAGCCAGTGTGGGATCGACGCAGCGTTCTCGAGTCATAGTGAGGTGTCGGATGAGCGGTGTCTCCTCGGGAAAGCTTAGATTGGCATCTAGCAATGCTTCAGGTGCTGTAACTTCGATCGAATCGCTTGACATTTCACAGCTTGATGTCTTGTAGTTAGCGCTTTGTACCTGGTTTGTGCTAGTAAGAGTCGCTTAGAAGGGTACTTCGGATAGCCATAACATCACATCACTGCATGATATGAACAAAGAGACCCATTCCACAAAGCTCCGAGAGCTCGCATTGCTCATAGTTGCGGTGAGTTAGCCTAGTATGGAAGAATCTAAGCCGATATTATCATGCGACGAGTGTGGGATTGTCGAGCATCAAGTATCAACTTAAACCTTGCTCTGATTCCTCTGACGACTGTGCTGGTGTTCTCCATGGATTGCCTCTAGATTCAATGGTCGACATTTCTCGTTGGCTAGTGTGCCTCTTGCGTAGTTAAATCGGTATGACGCTAGGCAAGATAGATGGCATCTCCCTCCCGTCTAGAATCTCAGACTCGTAATCCTTCGAAATGCGACTGCCAATTGCTGTAGTAGTCAAATATGGGCGCTGTGTGATAGCATCGTGCAATTCGTTCGAGCTGAAGTCCAATGTGATGACGAGATTATGATCCCAAATCTAGGATGTGTTTTGCATTTGGAATTGCTAGCATTATAATTGGTTTACGGCTTCCCAGTGTGGATTACCGGTAAATAAGCAATTCAGGGCTTGCATCTTTCCAGTTAGCTACTGAAATAACATCGTGGACCTCAAGTCTTTCGACGCTCTCTTGGGCTTCGGCAGAGGATATCCTGTAAGCTCTAACAATTCATCTGTTACCTCTCCGTCAGCTCGGCTTGTTCCGTAAATATTGGTAGATCATTGAACTCTGTTACTTCCACAAGCTGGCAAAGGGAACTTATAATTCGACATCTGCCATTTAGCCGCCAATGTTGCTATCAGTATGAATAATCTCCTTGCCAAGACTCCGGCAGGACGAGAGACTCGAGAAAAATCCTTATTATTCTGAAGTTGAGATGAAGGACTTGATGGTCATTGACCTACTCGCGATATTCGGCAGAAAAGCATCTTCCTTCGCATGGCGTCAATGGCCAGTAGGTCAAGTGAACTTACGTCTATTTAATAAGTAATCAGTTCGAATGTCTGCAGGCAGGCCAACTTAGGCAACAACAATAATGTCAAAGATAGGACGTTGGACTCGAAAAATACGCTTACATAGAGCTTTCGAGAGGAAAATGGGTCGCCACTCGTCCAACAGTTTTAAGAGCTCATAATAAAGCGCGAGAAATAGTCAGCATTTAAAGACCAAACGCTCCTTTGGCCATATCTTTAGTGGTCTGTTCTACAACATCATTAACACTTTCACTCATGGCGGTCGCATAATCGTTAAAGGT includes:
- the HTS1 gene encoding histidine--tRNA ligase (ancestral locus Anc_7.445), translated to MLLRASTRSISSLRKLSTKMSQTSDAAAAAASSKKAKASKLQVSLKTPKGTKDWADTDMVIREAIFSTLSKLFKRHGGVTIDTPVFELREILAGKYGEDSKLIYDLQDQGGELCSLRYDLTVPFARYVAMNNIQNIKRFHIAKVYRRDQPAMTKGRMREFYQCDFDIAGNYEAMVPDAECLSVAVEGLTSLGIKDFKIKLNHRKILDGIFKISGVKDEDVRKISSAVDKLDKAPWEVVKQEITVEKGQSEETAKKIGEYVKLNGSLRDIHSKLSEDPEISANELAKAGLDDIALLINYVEALGIDSFISFDLSLARGLDYYTGLIYEVVTEASAPPKNASDLKKKAKADEDASAYVGVGSIAAGGRYDKLVSMFVEASGKKPVEIPCVGISFGVERIFSLIKQRTISASLKPTATQVFVMAFGGGKDWTGYLPERMRIAKQLWEAGIETEYVYKSKANPRKQFDAADKSGASLAVILGKEEYADGKLRVKRLGPEFADDDGEVVKAEEIVKVVKEKLSQVHQDGIDQVTRLIKGL
- the MIX23 gene encoding Mix23p (ancestral locus Anc_7.443), producing the protein MSSDSIEVTAPEALLDANLSFPEETPLIRHLTMTRERCVDPTLADSFLRLLRYGSDDSIKQRLSAYQRHEENSPFKNKRCGSFLRNELYPNWQARNRIITFCRNQLEDMKAELDEKYGQHSATPLKAEVDLRIDPYAAKDRQHEQENRYKELKRLNTWIENQIKIESILLANSNRTLQQNCDQNVNYINEFWKFHRATR
- the AIM24 gene encoding Aim24p (ancestral locus Anc_7.446) — encoded protein: MKELIMRPATRSISILRPVTSTVIPTQAELTTATGTNAESLFFETPATPQFRVLGQPPTLASLVIPPSIPLYVRKGCLTSLHGSASISMAYEWIGFWSSLLRYGTLKPAMYHRLVSSAQFDALVAPNFLSNRLGPRLGLSSSPFRTLCLLNLDGLSDWNVWGKDSIVAFEDNTSLELRPPAFGFSKSPFSSQYTTLKGRGNVLLSGSGSVYTIQLKDASDEIILRSEHLLAISGSSLLDIDEAVTETALGQPAKQGGKAAEEQREFDIKMFFQISSEIVSAVWNRTKQIYSYVMNGPTKFLKIKGPRNLLVQSSYNVYLPASSKSAGPAIGEPMALTYKPSKNYLSYVSVSKDGEVEFQSTADFQDTVTRIQNLAKRK
- the BNA2 gene encoding dioxygenase BNA2 (ancestral locus Anc_7.444); the protein is MSKNIRLPTLEEYGLSDNGFLPSEFPVSKLSDEYYKDWETIVENIPSLLLSKKMREVVDRLPVLDVKDSLVGDVRQVRRAYSVLCFIANAYVWGYDKPCDTLPDCIAKPLLTVSDILGLPPLATYASVVLWNYKPIVANSELVDDLLDLSNLTSINTFTGGMDETWFYLVSVMTEKIGAPCVTSGLKAIQAVRADDLEGAISELKCIAEAIDNLGSVLMKMEAMCDPHIFFFRIRPYLAGWQNMAEVGLPKGVKYGSEGDYLSFAGGSNAQSSLLQALDIVLGIEHFPTGKKGSGARTISANSDQNSFINEMRKYMPREHREFLGHLAKVSNIKDYVETKKDKELTLAYDACIAMLKSFRDKHIQIVTRYIILQAHKKDASSQSKVLRSGLSKSQGQKEQRGTGGTALIPFLKQCRDETGSSAASDWGKKVLSTAVLNVHENSTAAGVRKRSHESTADSGGDAKRMKLGLAGNWNIDQESDEEGSYPAGHW